GATACTCCACAGATGTAacatgtgtattgttgtgtaacGCAGGCAATTGTTTACATGCCCATAGGCTTTGTAATTTCCATTGAAatagttttttgaaaaaatacattatattttttacaaatttcaagCCTAATGCAGGAACAATGTATGGCATGAATTTATACTTTTATATTTTAGTAAATACTAAAGTACTTCCACTAGTAAAAAGGTTTGTAActttccatatacatgtaatatttGAAAAGAACTTTTAATACTTAATCAAGATGTCAATAAACTATGTAATCAAGAACGAATGGTTAATAGTAACATTGTAATGAGTGATTTAATCAACttgtttatttcaaaaacaTTCTGTTAAAAACCTctttttgctgattttttttacaggactttTCGTTAATTCCAAACTTGTGGACTCCTAATCGAACAGTATGCCCAACTCATGCTGACCAACTATTAACTGCCCAGACCACAATAATATCAGGCAGGCAACATTCAGCTGATTTCCTATGTTGTTCAATTCTCAGCTGCGCCATAAGAATCACATTACAAATATTTCCTGTGCCAGATACTTctctcaattttgttttaatacaaaCTGCAGAAATATATAGGTCTTTGAGTTGACTTATTAAAAACGagaactatttgaaaaacactgttttaTTAAATTAGCCCATATCAGaataaaaattgtaaacattgaCTGACTCTGTGTCTAGTCTTTTAGACGAAGGTAGATCAATCAAAGTGATCTCCTCTGCCTGTCGCTTTGATGCTAAAGAACTTAGAATGACATGCCCAATACTTTCTTCAATGGATTGACCAACACTAACCATCTCTCTGTCTAGGTGAACTTTAGATTCCATTTCAGCCCAAAGCTGTTCTAAAGATCCAAGAAAGCCCTGCATTGTCTTTAGATCCTTGATTTGATGTGTTGTCTCCGTCAGCTTCTCCAAGATTCGTCGGCATTGAGCCCCATTGTCTTGCAAAGTCAATTCGCGCTGCTTAGCCTCCTGATCGAGGGCGCTCTGTATGAGGTTACGAATCGTTAGGTCTGAGGGAAAGAAAGATCTGTTGGACTTTGGCGGCAGGGCctcacatccattcagaatgtcagaggtcacaaaATCAGCTAGTTGACATTTGACCTCTTGGAATTCAGTAATGCCCTCTCCGACTAGGTTTTGTATCTTAGAGATAAGACCAGGGTGAATTTTCCGAGTAGGGTCAGGCAGTTTTAACTCATGGTTGTGTTGGCTGATATCTGATATTTCGATGTAAAACCTATCATATGATTTCAAGGTTTGATTTCCGGCTTCTAGAGCAGCTCGTAGAGAGTTGAGTGCCTTGTGACGTGCGCATCGTAACTTCCACTTGGATAGATTAGGGGAGCTGTTGTCAACTTTAAAGTCTGGGTAATACCTTGCACATTTCACGTTGAATAATGAAGAACACCCTTTTTTCTTGGATGGTAGACGACATCTCTGTTTACGTACACTCCCATCATCTCCCTGTTGGTATCCATCAACAAACACAAAGTGAATTTACTTAAACTGATAGACAGAATCATAATAATATCTCTTCATGAACTTTCAAGAAAGTAAGCAGTTACTGCCCGGAAGGTAGTGTCAACTACTATTTGAGAGGCAAGTCAATCCTAGCTGTACTTGGAGCTGAATTGTGTTTGATACAACATGTAAGGCTACATATAATATGGTCAAGCTTAAGGCATGCAACGATTTATTCGGAAGCCAGCTACATTAATTATTTGACAATTGACATCATTGCTaaaaaccatctcaactcctgaGGAGTATACACAGCACTGGCAGCAAATGGGTACAGTTCGCAAAATATTCACATCAACATTTTTTCTCTTGCAAGTACCCGTTACTCAAGCAATAGGCCTACAAGTCTATTAATCAAGGCCATGGGTGTCGTGAGTAGGATTTTAAAACAAGCTCTAGTGAATTAGCCACGTCATCTTACATACATTTCAGATTTATGATCTCACTGAAATATGGTGGAATACAAAGCGTTCCACAATGTTTCCAGTCAAACAAAGCCTACCTCTGATTGCTTGGCATGTCCTGAAACCTCATGCGCCCAGTAATGGGGCCCATATATACATTGTTTGGAGGTTGTACCGATGATACTGAAGGGTATCCCACAATCAGGTATACAGATCCCTCTTTCTTGGTGGAAGAGCAACCGTTGCTCTGGAACAAAAtgatattttgaacaaaatcagtcaaaagttTTAATTGTAACACTATCCTACCATTCAACCCCTCCTGCAGTGTGtcgttgttgtgtttgtttgcaaATTAgtttaacaaacattttggcACCTGGTTTGTGACTTGAAATGTGATTGAATACACAATCTTGGCGAACACCAACTGTGTCAACACAACCTTCATCTGTTCATGATACCTAGTCTTGGTTCAGAATGCTCCTGTTGTTAATTATCTCACTACTCCTGTGGCCTTTTTATTATTGCTGATACAGtcgccaatagagggcgctatcaaacacGAACAGCCTATCACACTAAACCTTTCACAGATACCCACTCTAGGGATCAAACTTCAAAACAGCATGATGCATCTCATTCAACTACTACAGCGTGCTTAaagagtatttgcgataaggtctctAACAACCGCTAACACGGGAGCAAACTTCCATGATAGCGGTCTGTGGTGAGAGCGCCCTATTGTGGTTTAAATCATATTTACCAGCATTTGGGGCTTGTGTTTTTCCTTGTACTAAAGTACAGTTGTTCACACTGATGGAAGTATTTATGGATTCTCCTTCAACTTGCTGCGTTGGTATTTCCTCTTCTAAAGCATAAGGACAGGGAATCATTTACTGTTATAATTTTTAAGCACAAAGAAGGGGACAACATTTGTTacgttattttttaaaaagtaattgaTTTATTGTTAGAATAGCCCCaatgaaagaaaaccaaaaaATTCTTCAGAATCTGCAGAGCTATACTTGGTAGGTCAATAggtgctagttgcgataacataaccctcctcccgatccTGACTGCGgagagggttatgttatcgcaacgaGGACTAAGTAGGTGCACACCAAATATATAACAAACAACCCTAACCTCATCAtacttttcaaaaagtgttgTGCAACCAATTAACCAATTGACTATGGTAATATTATAGTACGACGCCATTACTCGAGTCCCCAAACTTCTAATAGGAACTGTACTTGAATTGAAGGAAGATAAATAGCATTTTTCATGCATCTCGTGGAAAGTTAACACAtgcctcaaaatccaattccaTGATCTTCAACCTCATCAAAGATGATAATTGGGGATTGCATTGGTATGGCCAGGATGGGGGACAtcatagcccaccttgttgagctatCGAGACATTTACAACTCAACAGAACAAGGTCACAAGGGGCAAGCATGACAAGGTGGGCCTACCTAGCTTGGGGCATCAGGGATTCAGCACAACCAGGCACAAGCTGAAAGCACTATCCACTAACTTGcactttttaaaagttaataCTCTACCCCTAGAAAAACTAGTAAAAAGTAGGCATAataatttaatacaaaaatataaattataaatattatttaaaaacaaaatactaataattttaatatataaaatattgaCACTGACAAGTGTGACAGACACAGTGACACAGCCAGTCATGACATTGACAGT
This Asterias amurensis chromosome 21, ASM3211899v1 DNA region includes the following protein-coding sequences:
- the LOC139952871 gene encoding calcium-responsive transcription factor-like, which gives rise to MATIKERFEQLVSAFFENFTFQNGLYRGHVDDKQKLKEFEDNLCQLGLKFSTRTSTYRQERECLSEEEIPTQQVEGESINTSISVNNCTLVQGKTQAPNAEQRLLFHQERGICIPDCGIPFSIIGTTSKQCIYGPHYWAHEVSGHAKQSEGDDGSVRKQRCRLPSKKKGCSSLFNVKCARYYPDFKVDNSSPNLSKWKLRCARHKALNSLRAALEAGNQTLKSYDRFYIEISDISQHNHELKLPDPTRKIHPGLISKIQNLVGEGITEFQEVKCQLADFVTSDILNGCEALPPKSNRSFFPSDLTIRNLIQSALDQEAKQRELTLQDNGAQCRRILEKLTETTHQIKDLKTMQGFLGSLEQLWAEMESKVHLDREMVSVGQSIEESIGHVILSSLASKRQAEEITLIDLPSSKRLDTESVNVYNFYSDMG